A single window of Nicotiana sylvestris chromosome 5, ASM39365v2, whole genome shotgun sequence DNA harbors:
- the LOC104220309 gene encoding respiratory burst oxidase homolog protein E-like isoform X1 codes for MQLMSFLRSSPSSSKRSSYSRNFDMPDDSTAETSEHVGGAMLPIFLNDLQRNNDKDMVEVRLELDDNSIVLCSVTPVSPHNTNVAAAEEEHSPIGIPSNSTYASVIASRICRKFQWLRSPESDDHHHFHGNQLMTNLSAREEMKSKLQVVRNKQSARHALGGLRFISKSTSESDINELWGKVETRFDALAKDGLLAREDFGECIGMADSKEFAVGIFDALVRRRRQKTVKINKAELHEFWLQISDQSFDARLQIFFDMWLIAMEMGESREKKFKRFTMTRGVALMLIMLSASVNKLSRLKECAAEYASLIMEELDPEGLGYIELWQLETLLLQRDNYMSYSRPLSTTTLEWSQNLGISKTNIIVKKASCALKCLVLDNWQRGWILLLWLSAMTALFTWKFLQYRQMAAFQVMGYCLATAKGAAETLKFNMALILLPVCRNILTRLRSTRARILIPFDDNINFHKIIAHAIAVGIILHAANHLACDFPHLVNSSPEKFALVASDFDKLKPTYRSLLIGVEGITGLSMVTLMTIAFTLATRRFRRSTLKLPPPLNRLTGFNAFWYSHHLLALVYVLLILHGTFLFFVHKWYQKTTWMYISIPLILYIAERSLRIWRSEDYAVKILKVSVLPGDLLSLIMSKPDGFKYKSGQYIFLQCPTISSFEWHPFSITSAPGDDYLSVHIRIVGDWTKELKRVFTEDRSSACVVGRAKFEERENVDQRGLPRMLVDGPYGAPAQDYQNYDALLLVGLGIGATPFISILKDLLNNTRPHENDLNTETSASDDSWTSFVSSSTTSSVKKKSQRIRSAHFYWVTREPGSFEWFKGVMNEVSETDHKGLIEMHNYLTSVYEEGDARSTLITMIQALNHAKHGVDILSGTRVRTHFARPKWMEVFKRIALKHPYSTVGVFYCGMPVLAKELKKLSQELTYKTSTRFEFHKENF; via the exons ATGCAGCTGATGTCATTTTTGAGGTCATCTCCTAGTAGCTCAAAGCGATCCAGTTACAGCCGGAACTTTGACATGCCAGATGATTCTACGGCAGAAACGTCGGAGCATGTTGGTGGCGCAATGTTGCCGATTTTCCTCAACGATTTACAGAGAAACAACGACAAAGACATGGTTGAGGTCAGGCTAGAACTTGATGATAATTCCATTGTTTTGTGTAGTGTAACACCAGTTTCACCACACAATACCAATGTTGCTGCTGCGGAAGAAGAACATTCTCCCATAGGAATTCCGTCAAACAGCACGTATGCATCTGTCATCGCTTCCAGAATTTGCCGGAAATTCCAGTGGCTGAGATCACCGGAAAGTGATGATCACCATCATTTTCATGGCAACCAGCTGATGACGAATTTATCGGCGCGAGAGGAGATGAAATCGAAATTGCAGGTGGTGAGGAATAAACAGAGTGCTCGGCACGCGCTTGGAGGGTTGAGATTTATAAGCAAGAGCACGAGTGAATCTGACATTAATGAGCTTTGGGGAAAAGTTGAGACGCGCTTCGATGCTTTGGCCAAGGATGGTTTGCTCGCTAGAGAAGATTTCGGTGAATGCATTG GAATGGCGGATTCAAAAGAGTTTGCGGTGGGGATTTTTGATGCATTGGTGCGACGACGGAGACAAAAGACAGTAAAGATAAATAAAGCAGAGCTTCACGAATTTTGGTTGCAGATTTCAGACCAAAGCTTTGACGCTCGACTTCAGATTTTCTTTGACATGT GGCTGATAGCAATGGAGATGGGAGAATCACGAGAGAAGAAGTTCAAGAG GTTTACgatgacaagaggggttgctctgatg CTGATAATGCTGAGTGCTTCAGTAAATAAGCTCTCCAGATTGAAGGAATGTGCAGCAGAGTATGCTTCTTTAATAATGGAGGAATTAGACCCAGAAGGTCTCGGTTACATTGAG TTATGGCAGTTGGAAACACTTCTTCTACAAAGGGACAACTACATGAGCTACAGCAGACCTTTAAGCACAACAACCCTTGAATGGAGTCAGAACCTAGGAATCAGCAAGACCAACATCATAGTAAAGAAAGCAAGTTGTGCCCTCAAATGCCTTGTCTTAGATAACTGGCAGAGGGGCTGGATTCTGCTGCTATGGTTGTCGGCAATGACTGCACTTTTCACTTGGAAATTCTTGCAGTATAGGCAAATGGCAGCATTTCAAGTTATGGGTTACTGCTTGGCAACAGCTAAAGGAGCTGCAGAGACTCTCAAGTTTAACATGGCACTAATCCTTTTACCAGTTTGTCGAAACATATTAACTAGGTTACGGTCAACAAGAGCCAGGATACTTATTCCATTTGATGACAACATCAATTTTCACAAG ATTATTGCACATGCCATAGCTGTTGGCATAATACTTCATGCAGCCAACCATTTAGCGTGTGATTTTCCCCATCTGGTTAACTCATCGCCAGAAAAATTTGCACTCGTAGCTTCTGATTTTGACAAGTTAAAGCCAACTTACAGAAGCCTTTTGATTGGTGTTGAAGGCATAACTGGTCTTTCTATGGTAACTTTGATGACTATAGCTTTCACACTGGCAACACGACGCTTCAGGAGGAGCACACTGAAGCTACCACCCCCCCTGAACCGATTAACGGGCTTCAACGCATTTTGGTATTCTCACCACCTTCTGGCATTGGTCTACGTATTGCTAATACTACATGGAACATTCCTGTTCTTTGTCCACAAATGGTATCAGAAAACG ACATGGATGTATATCTCCATTCCCTTAATCCTCTACATTGCAGAGAGGAGTTTGAGAATATGGCGTTCAGAAGACTATGCAGTTAAAATCTTGAAG GTTTCTGTACTTCCAGGAGATCTCTTAAGCTTGATCATGTCAAAACCAGATGGCTTCAAATACAAGAGCGGCCAGTACATATTCCTGCAGTGCCCAACAATATCCTCATTTGAATG GCATCCATTTTCTATAACATCAGCACCAGGAGACGACTATCTCAGTGTTCACATCCGAATTGTAGGTGACTGGACAAAAGAACTTAAGAGGGTATTCACAGAGGATAGAAGTTCAGCATGTGTAGTTGGTCGAGCAAAGTTTGAAGAACGTGAAAATGTTGATCAAAGAGG CTTACCTCGAATGCTAGTCGATGGACCCTACGGTGCCCCAGCACAAGACTATCAAAATTATGATGCCTTGCTTCTTGTAGGACTTGGTATTGGAGCTACACCTTTTATAAGTATCCTAAAGGATCTATTGAACAATACAAGACCACATGAAAAC GATTTGAATACTGAGACTAGCGCATCAGATGATAGCTGGACAAGTTTTGTCTCTTCAAGCACAACATCAAGTGTAAAAAAGAAATCACAAAGGATAAGAAGTGCACATTTTTACTGGGTTACCAGAGAACCTGGATCCTTTGAGTGGTTCAAAGGAGTGATGAATGAAGTTTCAGAGACGGATCACAAA GGTCTGATAGAGATGCACAATTATCTAACGAGTGTTTATGAAGAGGGTGATGCCAGATCAACTCTCATCACCATGATCCAGGCACTTAATCACGCAAAACATGGCGTAGACATCCTGTCTGGCACTAGG GTGAGGACACATTTTGCAAGGCCCAAATGGATGGAAGTATTCAAGAGAATAGCTTTAAAACATCCCTATTCGACAGTAG GAGTCTTCTACTGCGGGATGCCTGTCTTGGCAAAGGAGTTGAAGAAGCTATCACAAGAATTAACTTACAAGACATCCACGCGTTTCGAGTTCCACAAGGAGAACTTCTGA
- the LOC104220309 gene encoding respiratory burst oxidase homolog protein E-like isoform X2, whose product MQLMSFLRSSPSSSKRSSYSRNFDMPDDSTAETSEHVGGAMLPIFLNDLQRNNDKDMVEVRLELDDNSIVLCSVTPVSPHNTNVAAAEEEHSPIGIPSNSTYASVIASRICRKFQWLRSPESDDHHHFHGNQLMTNLSAREEMKSKLQVVRNKQSARHALGGLRFISKSTSESDINELWGKVETRFDALAKDGLLAREDFGECIGMADSKEFAVGIFDALVRRRRQKTVKINKAELHEFWLQISDQSFDARLQIFFDMADSNGDGRITREEVQELIMLSASVNKLSRLKECAAEYASLIMEELDPEGLGYIELWQLETLLLQRDNYMSYSRPLSTTTLEWSQNLGISKTNIIVKKASCALKCLVLDNWQRGWILLLWLSAMTALFTWKFLQYRQMAAFQVMGYCLATAKGAAETLKFNMALILLPVCRNILTRLRSTRARILIPFDDNINFHKIIAHAIAVGIILHAANHLACDFPHLVNSSPEKFALVASDFDKLKPTYRSLLIGVEGITGLSMVTLMTIAFTLATRRFRRSTLKLPPPLNRLTGFNAFWYSHHLLALVYVLLILHGTFLFFVHKWYQKTTWMYISIPLILYIAERSLRIWRSEDYAVKILKVSVLPGDLLSLIMSKPDGFKYKSGQYIFLQCPTISSFEWHPFSITSAPGDDYLSVHIRIVGDWTKELKRVFTEDRSSACVVGRAKFEERENVDQRGLPRMLVDGPYGAPAQDYQNYDALLLVGLGIGATPFISILKDLLNNTRPHENDLNTETSASDDSWTSFVSSSTTSSVKKKSQRIRSAHFYWVTREPGSFEWFKGVMNEVSETDHKGLIEMHNYLTSVYEEGDARSTLITMIQALNHAKHGVDILSGTRVRTHFARPKWMEVFKRIALKHPYSTVGVFYCGMPVLAKELKKLSQELTYKTSTRFEFHKENF is encoded by the exons ATGCAGCTGATGTCATTTTTGAGGTCATCTCCTAGTAGCTCAAAGCGATCCAGTTACAGCCGGAACTTTGACATGCCAGATGATTCTACGGCAGAAACGTCGGAGCATGTTGGTGGCGCAATGTTGCCGATTTTCCTCAACGATTTACAGAGAAACAACGACAAAGACATGGTTGAGGTCAGGCTAGAACTTGATGATAATTCCATTGTTTTGTGTAGTGTAACACCAGTTTCACCACACAATACCAATGTTGCTGCTGCGGAAGAAGAACATTCTCCCATAGGAATTCCGTCAAACAGCACGTATGCATCTGTCATCGCTTCCAGAATTTGCCGGAAATTCCAGTGGCTGAGATCACCGGAAAGTGATGATCACCATCATTTTCATGGCAACCAGCTGATGACGAATTTATCGGCGCGAGAGGAGATGAAATCGAAATTGCAGGTGGTGAGGAATAAACAGAGTGCTCGGCACGCGCTTGGAGGGTTGAGATTTATAAGCAAGAGCACGAGTGAATCTGACATTAATGAGCTTTGGGGAAAAGTTGAGACGCGCTTCGATGCTTTGGCCAAGGATGGTTTGCTCGCTAGAGAAGATTTCGGTGAATGCATTG GAATGGCGGATTCAAAAGAGTTTGCGGTGGGGATTTTTGATGCATTGGTGCGACGACGGAGACAAAAGACAGTAAAGATAAATAAAGCAGAGCTTCACGAATTTTGGTTGCAGATTTCAGACCAAAGCTTTGACGCTCGACTTCAGATTTTCTTTGACAT GGCTGATAGCAATGGAGATGGGAGAATCACGAGAGAAGAAGTTCAAGAG CTGATAATGCTGAGTGCTTCAGTAAATAAGCTCTCCAGATTGAAGGAATGTGCAGCAGAGTATGCTTCTTTAATAATGGAGGAATTAGACCCAGAAGGTCTCGGTTACATTGAG TTATGGCAGTTGGAAACACTTCTTCTACAAAGGGACAACTACATGAGCTACAGCAGACCTTTAAGCACAACAACCCTTGAATGGAGTCAGAACCTAGGAATCAGCAAGACCAACATCATAGTAAAGAAAGCAAGTTGTGCCCTCAAATGCCTTGTCTTAGATAACTGGCAGAGGGGCTGGATTCTGCTGCTATGGTTGTCGGCAATGACTGCACTTTTCACTTGGAAATTCTTGCAGTATAGGCAAATGGCAGCATTTCAAGTTATGGGTTACTGCTTGGCAACAGCTAAAGGAGCTGCAGAGACTCTCAAGTTTAACATGGCACTAATCCTTTTACCAGTTTGTCGAAACATATTAACTAGGTTACGGTCAACAAGAGCCAGGATACTTATTCCATTTGATGACAACATCAATTTTCACAAG ATTATTGCACATGCCATAGCTGTTGGCATAATACTTCATGCAGCCAACCATTTAGCGTGTGATTTTCCCCATCTGGTTAACTCATCGCCAGAAAAATTTGCACTCGTAGCTTCTGATTTTGACAAGTTAAAGCCAACTTACAGAAGCCTTTTGATTGGTGTTGAAGGCATAACTGGTCTTTCTATGGTAACTTTGATGACTATAGCTTTCACACTGGCAACACGACGCTTCAGGAGGAGCACACTGAAGCTACCACCCCCCCTGAACCGATTAACGGGCTTCAACGCATTTTGGTATTCTCACCACCTTCTGGCATTGGTCTACGTATTGCTAATACTACATGGAACATTCCTGTTCTTTGTCCACAAATGGTATCAGAAAACG ACATGGATGTATATCTCCATTCCCTTAATCCTCTACATTGCAGAGAGGAGTTTGAGAATATGGCGTTCAGAAGACTATGCAGTTAAAATCTTGAAG GTTTCTGTACTTCCAGGAGATCTCTTAAGCTTGATCATGTCAAAACCAGATGGCTTCAAATACAAGAGCGGCCAGTACATATTCCTGCAGTGCCCAACAATATCCTCATTTGAATG GCATCCATTTTCTATAACATCAGCACCAGGAGACGACTATCTCAGTGTTCACATCCGAATTGTAGGTGACTGGACAAAAGAACTTAAGAGGGTATTCACAGAGGATAGAAGTTCAGCATGTGTAGTTGGTCGAGCAAAGTTTGAAGAACGTGAAAATGTTGATCAAAGAGG CTTACCTCGAATGCTAGTCGATGGACCCTACGGTGCCCCAGCACAAGACTATCAAAATTATGATGCCTTGCTTCTTGTAGGACTTGGTATTGGAGCTACACCTTTTATAAGTATCCTAAAGGATCTATTGAACAATACAAGACCACATGAAAAC GATTTGAATACTGAGACTAGCGCATCAGATGATAGCTGGACAAGTTTTGTCTCTTCAAGCACAACATCAAGTGTAAAAAAGAAATCACAAAGGATAAGAAGTGCACATTTTTACTGGGTTACCAGAGAACCTGGATCCTTTGAGTGGTTCAAAGGAGTGATGAATGAAGTTTCAGAGACGGATCACAAA GGTCTGATAGAGATGCACAATTATCTAACGAGTGTTTATGAAGAGGGTGATGCCAGATCAACTCTCATCACCATGATCCAGGCACTTAATCACGCAAAACATGGCGTAGACATCCTGTCTGGCACTAGG GTGAGGACACATTTTGCAAGGCCCAAATGGATGGAAGTATTCAAGAGAATAGCTTTAAAACATCCCTATTCGACAGTAG GAGTCTTCTACTGCGGGATGCCTGTCTTGGCAAAGGAGTTGAAGAAGCTATCACAAGAATTAACTTACAAGACATCCACGCGTTTCGAGTTCCACAAGGAGAACTTCTGA